The Labrus mixtus chromosome 16, fLabMix1.1, whole genome shotgun sequence genome window below encodes:
- the LOC132991491 gene encoding toll-like receptor 13 codes for MPATESFSSQSIRRLLVLLLCLLLHYKPILAYSLKNCSFDFFEDALAEVCLDCSSRELVAVPDDIPRDACSLRLLILNSNLIAHIDDGSFMDLVALKKLCIRDNQLTHLTENLFQGLSNLTLLDLSKNNLHFIHSSAFHFLSSLETVILDFNKLGKVNDIQSFLLLPHLQTMSIRDNLLSSFESKDLLLNVSSGLKLLDVAGNDLRRFSITTHIFPHLRTINLCRCGEYSGLKWDIHDKSLLRNITQLHFSYPLIAFEEIQNVLQSLDSLQHLQLNFMKPWIDKGLLATVCKIPTFKKLDLSFNYFANLSAKFGACSQLRELDLSCAKMTELPKGTIGMMRRLRSLNLEINLLTIVPYDIRSLRFLKVLKLGNNRISELGCEDFKNTSRLTELFLNNNHIVKLDSCVFQNLNSLKVLRMSENLLWTFGGAFKIGPQNLEVLDLGKHFVDTLEKGDFEGLGSLKHLDIVSDNIGRVKLGAFDGLNNLTSLTVSLPIEFENNFRTLQVIENLTIYFHIDSIFQGPPLNINKAIFHLESLKKLKMVCTGDHHGLFINVHIEMLQSMKLLEDFTAENIFISAPSQETFQFNSQLKSLTIKQSPLSDLSPELFRSFPNLQELDLRGTTLKSLDFVAQANLSALRSLQLSDNAITVINERLFQTLPALIYLDLDNNPLTCDCSNAGFIQWVKSNNQTQVDNAFQFTCSFPLTKQGTKLLDFDFQSCWIDFSFLCFMSSTCLVVLTLLPSFIYHFLRWQLVYAFHLFLAFLYDSRKRGKGVPHLYDAFISYNIKDEAWVYGELLPALEGEQGWRLCLHHRDFQPGKPIIENITDAIYGSRKTICVISRSYLQSEWCSREIQMASFRLFDEQKDVLILLFLEEIPAQQLSPYYRMRKLVKKHTYLSWSKAGRHTGVFWQGVRRALETGDSTKESGNLLSGPAGC; via the exons ATGCCCGCAACGGAAAGTTTTTCTTCACAATCAATACGAAGACTTCTCGTCTTGCTCCTGTGTCTGCTGCTTCATTATAAGCCTATACTGGCTTATTCCCTGAAAAACTGctcatttgacttttttgagGATGCCTTGGCTGAAGTTTGTTTGGATTGCTCAAGCCGTGAGCTTGTTGCTGTCCCTGATGACATCCCCAGAGACGCATGCTCG CTGAGACTTTTGATCCTCAATAGCAACTTGATTGCTCACATAGACGATGGATCTTTCATGGACTTGGTGGCATTGAAAAAACTCTGTATAAGAGATAATCAACTAACACATCTGACAGAAAACCTCTTTCAGGGACTATCAAACCTCACTTTGCTTGACCTCAGTAAGAACAACCTTCACTTCATTCATTCCTCAGCCTTTCACTTCCTGTCCAGCTTAGAAACTGTAATACTTGACTTTAACAAGCTTGGAAAAGTTAATGACATACAGTCTTTTCTACTTCTaccacacctacagacaatgaGCATTAGAGATAATCTATTATCCAGCTTTGAGTCCAAAGATCTGCTGCTGAATGTGTCCTCAGGCCTGAAGTTGTTAGATGTTGCAGGGAATGACCTGAGAAGATTCAGCATCACAACACATATCTTTCCTCATCTAAGGACAATAAACCTTTGTCGATGTGGTGAATATTCTGGATTAAAATGGGACATACATGATAAGTCTTTACTGAGGAACATAACTCAACTGCACTTTAGTTACCCTTTAATTGCTTTTGAGGAGATTCAAAATGTCCTGCAGAGTCTTGACTCACTGCAACATTTACAACTTAATTTTATGAAGCCATGGATCGACAAAGGCCTCTTAGCTACAGTCTGCAAAataccaacatttaaaaaactggaTCTGTCTTTCAACTATTTTGCCAACTTAAGTGCTAAGTTTGGAGCTTGTTCTCAGCTAAGGGAGCTTGACTTGAGCTGTGCTAAAATGACTGAACTACCCAAAGGCACAATAGGAATGATGAGGAGACTGAGGTCCCTAAACCTAGAGATCAATTTACTCACAATAGTGCCCTATGACATTAGAAGTCTCCGCTTCCTCAAGGTCCTAAAACTTGGAAACAACCGTATCTCTGAGTTGGGCTGTGAGGATTTCAAAAACACATCCCGCCTCACAGAGCTTTTCTTGAATAATAACCACATTGTCAAACTGGACAGTTGTGTCTTCCAAAATCTTAACAGCCTTAAGGTTTTACGTATGAGTGAGAACCTACTGTGGACATTTGGGGGCGCCTTCAAAATAGGCCCACAAAACCTTGAGGTCTTGGATTTGGGAAAACATTTTGTAGATACTCTTGAAAAGGGGGATTTTGAGGGTTTAGGGTCCCTTAAACATTTGGATATAGTATCTGATAATATCGGAAGGGTAAAACTTGGAGCTTTTGATGGACTGAACAACCTGACAAGTCTTACTGTATCCCTTCCAATTGAGTTTGAAAATAACTTCCGGACATTACAAGTGATAGAAAAtcttacaatttattttcatattgaCAGCATTTTTCAAGGTCCTCCTCTGAACATAAACAAAGCTATCTTTCACTTAGAATCACTAAAAAAGCTCAAAATGGTGTGTACCGGTGATCATCACGGCCTTTTCATTAATGTACACATTGAAATGCTTCAGTCTATGAAACTTTTAGAAGACTTCACAGCTgagaatatatttatttctgcacCGAGCCAAGAGACATTTCAGTTCAATTCCCAGCTGAAAAGTTTGACAATCAAGCAAAGTCCTTTGTCCGATCTGAGTCCTGAACTGTTTAGGTCATTCCCAAACCTGCAGGAGTTGGATCTTCGTGGGACTACTCTAAAGTCTTTGGATTTTGTGGCACAGGCCAATCTATCTGCTCTCAGATCTTTACAACTTAGTGACAATGCTATAACAGTAATCAACGAGAGGCTCTTCCAGACTCTTCCTGCACTTATTTACCTTGACCTAGATAACAACCCTTTGACCTGTGACTGCTCAAACGCTGGCTTCATCCAATGGGTGAAGAGCAACAACCAAACTCAGGTGGATAACGCCTTTCAGTTCACCTGTAGCTTTCCTCTAACCAAACAGGGAACCAAGTTGTTGGACTTTGATTTCCAGTCCTGTTGGATCGACTTTAGCTTCCTTTGCTTTATGTCCAGCACTTGTCTGGTTGTACTTACTCTCCTCCCATCATTCATCTACCACTTCCTGAGGTGGCAGCTAGTCTACGCCTTCCACCTCTTCCTGGCCTTCCTTTATGACAGCAGGAAGAGGGGGAAGGGAGTTCCTCACCTCTACGATGCCTTCATCTCCTACAACATTAAAGATGAGGCCTGGGTCTATGGAGAGTTGCTTCCAGCGTTGGAGGGAGAGCAGGGCTGGAGACTCTGTCTGCACCATAGAGACTTCCAACCAG GCAAGCCCATCATAGAGAACATCACAGATGCCATCTACGGCAGCAGGAAGACCATCTGTGTCATCAGCCGGAGCTACCTGCAGAGTGAATGGTGCTCCAGAGAGATCCAGATGGCCAG CTTCCGCCTCTTTGACGAGCAGAAGGACGTGTTGATCCTGCTGTTTCTGGAGGAGATCCCGGCCCAGCAGCTGTCTCCGTACTACCGCATGAGGAAGCTGGTGAAGAAACACACCTACCTGAGCTGGTCGAAGGCTGGACGACACACGGGAGTCTTCTGGCAGGGCGTGAGGAGAGCTCTGGAGACGGGGGACTCTACTAAAGAGAGCGGGAATCTTCTGTCAGGTCCAGCAGGATGCTGA
- the LOC132991062 gene encoding zinc finger protein 569-like — protein sequence METPGRCFQLSASRTQSRLPAAAGELLPEQQMWIPSLDQEDTEPRRIKEEQEDLWSSQEGEQLQEEFPFTAVIVKSEDEEEKPQASQLHQRQAEQMETGADGEDCGGPEPGRNPDPEKHLHPETEHKNEDSFEHETDDSDDWRDTAAHQSVLNYLDFLKDKRQKKSHSCSECGKTFQKNRSLIHHMRVHTGEKPFSCPECGKSFRQKSHLSTHRFVHLGQKLFSCSDCDKTFKHKSCLNRHMIAHTGEKPFSCTECGRSFHQKSNLTRHMLAHSEENASSCSGLDKSFHQESDMTTHTLVPSGEKPVSCSLTPHLANHSEVKPFSCRVCDQSFSLHIQLKRHKCVLDQASELLNQNEEIGEAESADGAEEDGVRQEPIRNPGPEGQLQVEIEVKTEDSSEPETGDIDDRREIKEQSGINSLDLFKDDSSETDKKSHSCSECGKTLKTNRDLIKHIRTHTGEKPFSCSLCGKNFSQRGYLNQHLRTHLKEKLFSCAECGKSFKQKGNLIQHKRIHLNEKPFSCSECGKSFKQKGYLIHHMETHQKEKPFCCSLCSKTFSKKGQLAAHMVVHSGQKLFSCSDCGKGFKRKSCLARHVVVHTGEKPFSCTECGKGFLQKSKLTAHMLVHTGEKPFGCPECDKRFHQKYYLTAHMLIHSKEKPLSCSKCDKIFYHKSNLATHLAHHRGEKPFSCRVCDQRFSWPTQLQRHNCVSDQASELQPNNTSEEKSDSETGVDEEDCGGPEANRNSDPERHFDIKVEVKTEDFSDSGSED from the exons ATGGAAACTCCTGGACGATGTTTTCAGCTCTCAGCTTCACGAACACAGAGCAg ACTTCCAGCAGCTGCTGGAGAGCTTCTTCCTGAGCAGCAGATGTGGATCCCGagtctggaccaggaggacacaGAGCCCCGACGCATtaaagaggaacaggaggaTCTGTGGAGCAGTCAGGAGGGAGAGCAGCTTCAAGAGGAGTTCCCTTTCACTGCTGTCattgtgaagagtgaagatgaagaagagaaacctcaggcctcacagctccatcagagacaagctgaacagatggaaaccggagctgatggagaggactgtggaggaccAGAACCAGGCAGGAACCCGGATCCAGAGAAACATTTACATCCAGAGACTGAGCACAAGAATGAAGACTCTTTTGAACATGAGACTGACGACAGTGATGATTGGAGGGACACAGCGGCACATCAGTCCGTGTTAAACTATCTGGACTTTCTTAAAGAtaagagacaaaagaaatcacacagctgctctgagtgtgggaAAACGTTCCAGAAGAATCGGAGTCTAATCCATCACATGAGAGTTCACAccggagagaaacccttcagctgcccCGAGTGTGGTAAAAGTTTTCGCCAAAAGTCTCATTTGAGCACACACAGGTTTGTTCACTTGGGACAGAAACTGTTCAGCTGCTCGGACTgtgacaaaacatttaaacacaagtcTTGTCTGAACAGGCACATGATAgctcacacaggagagaaaccctttaGCTGCACTGAGTGTGGAAGAAGTTTTCATCAAAAGTCTAATCTGACTAGACACATGTTAGCTCACTCAGAAGAAAACGCCTCTAGTTGCTCTGGGTTAGATAAAAGCTTTCACCAAGAGTCTGACATGACTACACACACTTTGGTTCCTTCAGGAGAGAAACCAGTCAGTTGCAGTCTGACACCTCACTTGGCAAATCATAGCGAGGTGAAGCCCTTCAGCTGCAGGGTTTGTGACCAAAGTTTTTCTTTGCATATACAGCTAAAAAGACACAAGTGTGTCCTAGATCAGGCTTCAGAGCTTCTAAACCAGAATGAGGAGATAGGAGAGGCAGAAAGTGCTGACGGGGCTGAAGAGGATGGTGTTAGACAAGAACCAATCAGGAACCCGGGTCCAGAGGGACAATTGCAAGTAGAGATTGAGGTCAAGACCGAAGACTCTTCTGAACCTGAGACTGGTGACATTGATGATCGGAGGGAGATAAAAGAACAGTCTGGGATAAACAGTTTGGATCTTTTTAAAGACGACAGTTCAGAGACTGATAAGAAATCACatagctgctctgagtgtgggaaaacactgaaaacaaatcgGGATCTAATCAAACACATAAGAactcacacaggagagaaacccttcagctgctctttaTGTGGTAAAAACTTCAGTCAAAGAGGGTATCTAAATCAACACTTAAGAACTCATCTAAAAGAGAAACTCTTTAGCTGCGCCGAGTGCGGGaaatcattcaaacaaaaaggaaatctaATTCAGCACAAGAGAATTCATCTAAatgagaaacccttcagctgctctgagtgtggcaAATCCTTCAAACAAAAGGGATATCTAATTCACCACATGGAAACACACCAAAAAGAGAAACccttctgctgctctttgtgtagtaaaacattttcaaagaaagGGCAGCTAGCTGCACACATGGTTGTTCACTCGGGACAGAAACTGTTCAGCTGCTCTGACTGTGGTAAAGGATTTAAACGGAAGTCTTGTCTGGCCCGACACGTGGTcgttcacacaggagagaaaccctttaGCTGCACTGAGTGTGGAAAAGGATTTCTCCAAAAATCTAAACTGACtgcacacatgttagttcacacGGGAGAGAAACCGTTTGGCTGCCCCGAGTGTGACAAAAGATTTCACCAAAAATATTATCTGACTGCACACATGTTAATTCATTCAAAAGAGAAACCATTGAGCTGCTCCAAGTGTGATAAAATATTTTACCACAAGTCTAATCTGGCCACACACCTGGCAcatcacagaggagagaaaccgTTCAGCTGCAGGGTCTGTGACCAACGCTTCTCTTGGCCCACCCAGTTACAAAGACACAACTGTGTTTCAGATCAGGCTTCAGAGCTTCAACCAAATAATACATCAGAGGAGAAAAGTGATTCTGAAACAGGAGTCGATgaagaggactgtggaggaccAGAAGCGAACAGGAattcagatccagagagacattTTGATATTAAGGTTGAGGTCAAGACTGAGGACTTCTCTGACTCTGGGAGTGAAGACTGA
- the LOC132991072 gene encoding gastrula zinc finger protein XlCGF57.1-like has product METPGRCFQLSASRTQSRLPAAAGELPPEQQTWIPSLDQEDTEPRRIKEEQEDLWSSQEGEQLQEEFPFTAVIVKTEDEEKPQASQLHQRQAEQMETRADGEDCGGPEPGRNPDPEGQLQVEIEVKTENSSETGDIDDRREIKEQSHLNRLDHFTFYDSSETDKKPQSCPECGKTLKTNGDLIKHMRTHKGEKPFSCSLCGISFSQKEYLNQHMIIHLNEKPFSCSECGKSFKQKGYLIHHMETHQKEKPFCCSLCRKTFSKKGQLAAHMGVHSEQKLFRCSDCGKGYKEQSGLDRHVGVHTGEKPFSCTECGKRFYLKYYLTAHMLIHSKREKLWSCSKCDKTFSKKKQLAAHEVVHSGQKLFSCSYCGKGFKWMSCLARHVVVHTGEKPFSCSECGKRFYQKCYLTEHMLVHTGEKPFSCPECDKTFHQKSYLTAHMLSHSKKEKPWSCSECDQTFSRYGQLAAHKVVHSGQNLFSCSDCGKVYKRKCFLDRHVGVHTGEKPFSCTECGKRFAKKGYLTAHMLVHSKEKPLSCSECDRIFYHKSNLATHLAHHRGEKPFSCRVCDQRFSWPNQLQRHNCVSDQASELQPNNTLEEKSDSETGVDEEDCGGPEANRNSDPERHFEIEVEV; this is encoded by the exons ATGGAAACTCCTGGACGATGTTTTCAGCTCTCAGCTTCACGAACACAGAGCAg ACTTCCAGCAGCTGCTGGAGAGCTTCCTCCTGAGCAGCAGACGTGGATCCCCagtctggaccaggaggacaccGAGCCCCGACGCATtaaagaggaacaggaggaTCTGTGGAGCAGTCAGGAGGGAGAGCAGCTTCAAGAGGAGTTCCCTTTCACTGCTGTCATTGTGAAGactgaagatgaagagaaacctcaggcctcacagctccatcagagacaagctgaacagatggaaaccagagctgatggagaggactgtggaggaccAGAACCAGGCAGGAACCCGGATCCAGAGGGACAATTGCAAGTAGAGATTGAGGTCAAGACCGAAAACTCTTCTGAGACTGGTGACATTGATGATCGGAGGGAGATAAAAGAACAGTCTCATTTAAACCGTCTggatcattttacattttacgaCAGCTCAGAGACTGATAAGAAACCACAAAGCTGCCCTGAGTGTgggaaaacattgaaaacaaatggGGATCTAATCAAACACATGAGAACTCAcaaaggagagaaacccttcagctgctctttaTGCGGTATAAGCTTCAGTCAAAAAGAGTATCTAAATCAACACATGATAATTCATCTAAacgagaaacccttcagctgctctgagtgtggcaAATCCTTCAAACAAAAGGGATATCTGATTCACCACATGGAAACGCACCAAAAGGAGAAACccttctgctgctctctgtgtcgtaaaacattttcaaagaaagGGCAGCTAGCTGCACACATGGGTGTTCACTCGGAACAGAAACTGTTCAGGTGCTCCGACTGTGGTAAAGGATATAAAGAGCAGTCTGGTCTTGACAGACACGTGGgagttcacacaggagagaaaccctttaGCTGcactgagtgtggtaaaagatttTACCTAAAGTATTATCTGACTGCACACATGTTAATTCactcaaaaagagagaaactatGGAGCTGCTCTAAGTGCgataaaacattttccaagAAAAAGCAACTAGCTGCACACGAGGTTGTTCACTCGGGACAGAAACTGTTCAGCTGCTCTTACTGTGGTAAAGGATTTAAATGGATGTCTTGTCTTGCCAGACACGTGGTGgttcacactggagagaaaccctttagctgctctgagtgtggtaaaagatttTACCAAAAGTGTTATCTGACTgaacacatgttagttcacacGGGAGAGAAACCATTCAGCTGCCCGGAGTGTGACAAAACATTTCACCAAAAGAGTTATCTGACTGCACACATGTTGTCTCactcaaaaaaagagaaaccctggagctgctctgagtgtgatcaaacattttcaaggtATGGGCAACTAGCTGCACACAAGGTTGTTCACTCGGGACAGAACCTGTTCAGCTGCTCTGACTGTGGTAAAGTATATAAACGGAAGTGTTTTCTTGACAGACACGTGGgagttcacacaggagagaaaccctttaGCTGCACTGAGTGTGGAAAAAGATTTGCCAAAAAGGGTTATCTGACtgcacacatgttagttcactCAAAAGAGAAACCATTGAGCTGCTCCGAGTGTGATAGAATATTTTACCACAAGTCTAATCTGGCCACACACCTGGCAcatcacagaggagagaaaccgTTCAGCTGCAGGGTCTGTGACCAACGCTTCTCTTGGCCCAACCAGTTACAAAGACACAACTGTGTTTCAGATCAGGCTTCAGAGCTTCAACCAAATAATACATTAGAGGAGAAAAGTGATTCTGAAACAGGAGTCGATgaagaggactgtggaggaccGGAAGCGAACAGGAattcagatccagagagacattttgaaattgaggtTGAGGTCTAG